In Mycolicibacterium phocaicum, one DNA window encodes the following:
- a CDS encoding succinate dehydrogenase/fumarate reductase iron-sulfur subunit produces MSNSYQANLRVWRGDDTSGGLDDFKVEVNDGEVVLDIIHRIQATQAPDLAVRWNCKAGKCGSCSAEVNGRPRLMCMTRMSTFDPAETVTITPLRAFPIMRDLVTDVSFNYEKARQIPSFAPPKDLKPGEYRMQQEDVERSQEFRKCIECFLCQNTCHVVRDHEENKQAFAGPRFLMRVAELDMHPLDTLDRKDMAQDEFGLGYCNITKCCTEVCPEHIKITDNALIPMKERVADRKYDPIVWLGNKLFRR; encoded by the coding sequence ATGAGCAACAGCTACCAAGCCAATCTGCGGGTCTGGCGCGGGGACGACACCAGCGGCGGTCTCGACGACTTCAAGGTCGAGGTCAACGACGGTGAGGTGGTGCTCGACATCATCCACCGCATCCAGGCCACGCAGGCCCCGGACCTCGCGGTGCGGTGGAACTGCAAGGCCGGCAAGTGCGGCTCGTGTTCGGCGGAGGTCAACGGCCGTCCCCGGCTGATGTGCATGACGCGCATGTCGACGTTCGACCCGGCCGAGACCGTCACCATCACCCCGCTGCGGGCGTTCCCGATCATGCGCGACCTCGTCACCGACGTGTCGTTCAACTACGAAAAGGCGCGCCAGATCCCGTCTTTCGCGCCGCCGAAGGACCTCAAACCCGGCGAGTACCGGATGCAGCAGGAGGATGTCGAGCGGTCGCAGGAGTTCCGCAAGTGCATCGAGTGCTTCCTGTGCCAGAACACCTGCCACGTGGTGCGCGACCACGAGGAGAACAAGCAGGCGTTCGCCGGACCGCGCTTCCTGATGCGGGTGGCCGAGCTGGACATGCATCCTTTGGACACGCTCGACCGCAAGGACATGGCACAGGACGAGTTCGGCCTGGGCTACTGCAACATCACCAAGTGCTGCACCGAGGTCTGCCCCGAACACATCAAGATCACCGACAACGCGCTTATCCCGATGAAGGAGCGCGTCGCCGACCGCAAGTACGACCCCATCGTCTGGCTGGGGAACAAGCTCTTCCGGAGGTAG
- a CDS encoding flavin reductase family protein has product MSSTDLSPASLRAAFGHFPIGVVAIAAHADGEKIGLAASTFVPVSLEPPLVSFCVQNTSTTWPKLKDLPALGISVLGQQHDAAARTLAAKTGDRFAGMETEARDNGALFIHGTSVWLETSIDQLVPAGDHTIVVLAISDIVINPDVEPMVFHRSAFRRLEA; this is encoded by the coding sequence ATGAGCTCTACAGATCTCAGCCCGGCATCCCTGCGCGCGGCGTTCGGCCACTTCCCCATCGGCGTCGTCGCCATCGCGGCCCACGCCGACGGCGAGAAGATCGGCCTGGCCGCCAGCACCTTCGTTCCGGTGTCGCTGGAGCCGCCGCTGGTCTCATTCTGTGTGCAGAACACGTCGACCACCTGGCCGAAGCTCAAGGACCTGCCGGCCCTGGGCATCAGCGTGCTGGGCCAGCAGCACGACGCCGCGGCGCGCACCCTGGCCGCCAAGACCGGCGACCGCTTCGCCGGCATGGAGACCGAGGCTCGCGACAACGGCGCCCTGTTCATCCACGGCACCAGCGTGTGGCTCGAGACGTCGATCGACCAGCTGGTGCCCGCCGGTGATCACACCATCGTGGTCCTGGCGATCAGCGACATCGTCATCAACCCCGATGTCGAGCCGATGGTCTTCCACCGCAGCGCATTCCGCCGCTTGGAGGCCTGA
- a CDS encoding sugar nucleotide-binding protein → MTEYGKPLSANATPIPGLTIWELPVHGDNRGWFKENWQREKMTALGLPDFGPVQNNISFNDAAGTTRGIHAEPWDKFVSVATGRIFGVWVDLRDGPTFGTVFTAELDPSRAVFVPRGVGNAFQTLLPDTAYVYLVNDHYSIGAQYVSVNLADETLAIDWPIPLDRAELSAKDRAHPALADIQPVAPRKTLVLGANGQVGRALRAEYGDDPSVEFATRDELDLAGDLDKARRWQDYDTVINAAAYTAVDAAETPSGRVDAWAVNVTGVAALARIATARGLTLVHLSSDYVFDGTSASPYREDDAVSPLGVYGQTKAAGDQLVATVPRHYILRTSWVIGDGHNFVRTMASLAERGVDPSVVDDQIGRLTFTSELARAIRHLTATGAPYGTYNVTGSGPAMSWADIARRVFELTGHDPARVTGVSTDAYFASATGAVAPRPRNSVLDNQKLESTGFKPAAADDSLSRYLGR, encoded by the coding sequence GTGACCGAATACGGAAAACCGTTGTCCGCCAATGCCACACCGATTCCCGGCCTTACCATCTGGGAGCTGCCGGTCCACGGCGACAACCGCGGCTGGTTCAAGGAGAACTGGCAGCGCGAGAAGATGACGGCGCTCGGGCTGCCGGATTTCGGGCCCGTGCAGAACAACATCTCGTTCAACGACGCGGCGGGCACCACCCGCGGTATCCACGCCGAACCGTGGGACAAGTTCGTCTCGGTGGCGACGGGCCGCATCTTCGGCGTCTGGGTCGATCTGCGCGACGGTCCGACGTTCGGGACGGTGTTCACCGCCGAGCTGGACCCGTCACGTGCGGTGTTCGTGCCGCGCGGGGTCGGCAACGCGTTCCAGACGCTGCTGCCCGACACCGCGTACGTCTATCTGGTCAACGACCACTATTCGATTGGCGCGCAATATGTTTCGGTGAATCTGGCCGACGAGACGCTGGCCATCGACTGGCCGATTCCGCTCGACCGCGCCGAGCTGTCGGCCAAGGACCGGGCCCATCCCGCGCTGGCGGACATCCAACCCGTCGCACCGCGAAAGACGTTGGTGCTGGGGGCGAATGGCCAAGTCGGCCGGGCGCTGCGCGCGGAATACGGTGATGATCCGAGCGTCGAGTTCGCCACGCGGGACGAGCTGGACCTGGCCGGTGATCTGGACAAGGCACGGCGGTGGCAGGACTACGACACCGTCATCAACGCCGCCGCGTACACCGCGGTGGATGCGGCCGAGACCCCGAGTGGGCGAGTCGACGCCTGGGCCGTCAACGTCACCGGTGTGGCGGCGCTGGCCCGTATCGCGACGGCCCGCGGCCTCACGCTGGTGCATCTGTCCAGCGACTACGTCTTCGACGGCACGTCCGCGTCCCCGTACCGGGAGGACGACGCCGTCAGCCCACTCGGGGTGTACGGCCAGACCAAGGCCGCCGGCGACCAGCTCGTCGCGACCGTGCCGCGGCACTACATCCTGCGGACGTCGTGGGTCATCGGGGACGGCCACAACTTCGTCCGGACCATGGCGTCGCTGGCCGAACGTGGCGTCGACCCGTCGGTGGTGGACGACCAGATCGGGCGGCTGACGTTCACCTCCGAGCTGGCGCGGGCCATCCGGCACCTGACCGCGACCGGCGCCCCCTACGGGACGTACAACGTCACCGGTTCGGGTCCGGCAATGTCGTGGGCTGACATCGCCCGTCGGGTGTTCGAGCTGACGGGCCACGACCCGGCGCGCGTCACGGGCGTCAGCACCGACGCCTATTTCGCCTCGGCGACCGGTGCGGTGGCCCCGCGGCCCCGCAACAGCGTGCTCGACAACCAGAAGTTGGAGTCAACGGGATTCAAACCCGCGGCAGCCGACGATTCGTTGTCGCGCTACCTGGGTCGGTAA
- the rfbB gene encoding dTDP-glucose 4,6-dehydratase: MARLLVTGGAGFIGANFVRYVLDHTDHHVTVLDKLTYAGNRESLAGLPEQRMTFVLGDIADAALVDELMATTDVVVHFAAESHNDNSLRDPEPFLHTNVVGTFTLLESVRKHGTRLHHISTDEVYGDLELDDPAKFTERTAYNPSSPYSSTKAGSDLLVRAWVRSFGVRATISNCSNNYGSYQHVEKFIPRQITNVLCGIRPKLYGAGRNVRDWIHVDDHSSAVLTIIERGRLGETYLIGANGEKDNKTVIEMILAQMGQPADAYDHVTDRAGHDLRYAIDSTKLRTELGWQPKYVDFADGLGATIAWYRDNEAWWRPVKDATEARYAGQGQ; the protein is encoded by the coding sequence ATGGCGCGGCTGCTGGTCACCGGGGGCGCGGGGTTCATCGGGGCCAACTTCGTCCGATACGTCCTGGACCACACCGATCACCACGTCACGGTGCTGGACAAGCTGACCTACGCGGGCAATCGCGAATCCCTTGCGGGCCTGCCAGAACAGCGGATGACGTTCGTCCTGGGGGATATCGCCGACGCCGCGCTGGTCGACGAGCTGATGGCGACTACCGATGTCGTGGTGCACTTCGCCGCCGAATCGCACAACGACAACTCGCTGCGCGATCCAGAACCGTTCCTGCACACCAACGTGGTCGGGACGTTCACGCTGCTGGAGTCGGTCCGCAAGCACGGCACCCGGCTGCACCACATCTCGACCGACGAGGTGTACGGCGACCTCGAACTCGACGACCCCGCGAAGTTCACCGAACGCACGGCCTACAACCCGTCGTCGCCGTATTCGTCGACCAAGGCCGGCAGTGATCTGCTGGTGCGGGCCTGGGTGCGCTCGTTCGGCGTCCGCGCCACAATCTCCAACTGCTCCAACAACTATGGGTCCTACCAGCACGTCGAGAAGTTCATTCCGCGGCAGATCACCAACGTGCTGTGCGGTATCCGGCCGAAGCTCTACGGCGCGGGCCGCAATGTGCGGGACTGGATTCACGTGGACGATCACTCGTCCGCCGTGCTGACGATCATTGAGCGGGGTCGCCTCGGCGAGACCTACCTGATCGGCGCCAACGGCGAAAAAGACAACAAGACCGTCATCGAGATGATCCTGGCGCAGATGGGGCAGCCGGCCGACGCCTACGACCACGTCACCGACCGGGCCGGTCACGACCTGCGCTACGCCATCGATTCGACCAAGCTGCGCACCGAACTCGGTTGGCAGCCAAAGTATGTCGACTTCGCCGACGGGCTGGGCGCCACCATCGCCTGGTATCGCGACAATGAGGCCTGGTGGCGCCCGGTCAAGGATGCCACCGAGGCGCGCTACGCCGGTCAGGGCCAGTGA
- the rfbA gene encoding glucose-1-phosphate thymidylyltransferase RfbA has product MKGIILAGGAGTRLHPVTAGVSKQLIPVYDKPMIYYPLSTLMLAGITDILVITTPLDAPSFERLLGDGSQYGVSISYAQQPSPDGLAQAFTIGADFLGGDSVALVLGDNLLYGPGLGTQLQRFNNVDGGAIFGYWVAEPSAYGVIEFNDAGQAVSLEEKPAVPKSNYAVPGLYFYSNDVVSIARELKPSSRGEYEITDINRTYLAQNRLRVQVLPRGTAWLDTGTFDQMTDAAEFVRTIERRTGLKIGVPEEIAWRRGYLSGDELRVRAEPLVKSGYGTYLLDLLDRGY; this is encoded by the coding sequence GTGAAAGGCATCATCCTGGCAGGGGGCGCGGGGACGCGACTGCACCCCGTCACCGCCGGGGTGTCCAAGCAGCTCATCCCGGTCTACGACAAGCCGATGATCTATTACCCGTTGTCCACGTTGATGCTGGCGGGGATCACCGACATCCTGGTCATCACGACACCGCTCGACGCGCCGAGTTTCGAGCGGCTGCTCGGCGACGGATCGCAGTACGGCGTCTCGATCAGCTATGCCCAGCAGCCGTCGCCCGACGGGCTGGCACAGGCCTTCACCATCGGCGCGGACTTCCTCGGCGGCGACAGTGTGGCGCTGGTCCTCGGCGACAACCTGCTGTACGGCCCGGGCCTGGGCACACAGCTGCAGCGGTTCAACAACGTCGACGGCGGCGCGATCTTCGGCTACTGGGTCGCCGAGCCCTCTGCGTACGGCGTCATCGAATTCAACGATGCCGGGCAGGCGGTTTCGCTCGAGGAAAAGCCGGCAGTGCCCAAGAGCAACTACGCCGTGCCGGGGCTGTACTTCTACAGCAATGACGTGGTGTCGATCGCGCGTGAGCTGAAGCCAAGCTCCCGCGGCGAATACGAGATCACCGACATCAACCGAACGTATCTGGCGCAGAACCGGTTACGGGTGCAGGTGTTGCCCCGCGGGACGGCATGGCTCGACACCGGAACGTTCGACCAGATGACGGATGCCGCCGAGTTCGTGCGCACCATCGAGCGTCGCACCGGTCTGAAGATCGGTGTGCCCGAGGAAATCGCTTGGCGGCGTGGCTATCTCAGCGGTGACGAGCTGCGGGTACGCGCCGAGCCGTTGGTGAAGTCCGGCTACGGCACGTACCTGCTGGACCTGCTGGACAGGGGATACTGA
- a CDS encoding serine/threonine-protein kinase has translation MSLPDGSVFAGFTVVRKLGAGGMGEVYLVQHPRLPRTDALKVLPASLSADAEYRRRFEREADAAATLWHQHIVGVHDRGEYDGRLWISMDYVDGSDAGNVLRAHCPGGMPRDQVIAIVTAIADALDHAHSRGLLHRDVKPANILLSGQGPGRGRVLLADFGIARRVDDFDGLTSTNMTLGTPNYAAPEQLLGEKLDGRSDQYALAATAFQLLTGRPPGGDSTPVVLISQRVSGVVPRLAEVRPDLADLDPVMAIAMARRPADRFASCSDFAAALARGAAATLPPVASAPAVPGAPTLRSAPPAAPMGLVRQPDPPAVARSGMSPTAWALTGVGILLVVALVFVGVVLMRGHDGRSGATTSVDVTTTAPETTGVTVTSVESTEPETPTSLVPTTARMVLPDADTHGFTTYNGAARCTGADEAAMILRTAQSAVVICRSSVGVLYYLGYRLSDDATIRLGTVNESGDGFVAFNDPDSAEYHVTSSGLEIVQNGKTLASEPAVESAR, from the coding sequence ATGTCGCTACCCGATGGATCGGTCTTCGCCGGATTCACCGTGGTCAGGAAACTGGGGGCCGGCGGCATGGGCGAGGTCTACCTGGTGCAGCACCCGCGGCTGCCCCGCACCGACGCGCTGAAGGTCCTGCCGGCATCGTTGTCGGCCGACGCCGAATACCGGCGGCGCTTCGAGCGCGAGGCCGATGCCGCGGCGACGTTGTGGCATCAGCACATCGTCGGGGTGCACGACCGCGGCGAATACGACGGGCGACTGTGGATCTCGATGGACTACGTCGACGGCTCCGATGCCGGAAACGTGCTCCGGGCGCATTGCCCCGGTGGCATGCCGCGGGACCAGGTGATCGCCATCGTCACCGCGATCGCCGACGCGCTGGATCACGCGCACAGCCGCGGCCTGCTGCACCGCGACGTCAAACCCGCGAACATCCTGTTGAGCGGGCAGGGGCCCGGCCGTGGCCGGGTGCTGCTGGCCGATTTCGGGATCGCCCGGCGCGTCGACGATTTCGACGGACTGACGTCCACCAACATGACGCTCGGCACGCCGAACTACGCGGCGCCGGAGCAACTGCTGGGTGAGAAGCTGGACGGTCGGTCGGATCAGTACGCCTTGGCCGCCACCGCTTTTCAGCTGCTGACCGGCCGGCCCCCGGGTGGCGATTCGACGCCCGTGGTGCTCATCAGTCAACGCGTGAGCGGTGTGGTGCCGCGGCTGGCGGAGGTCCGCCCGGACCTTGCCGACTTGGATCCCGTGATGGCGATCGCGATGGCCCGCCGGCCTGCCGACCGCTTCGCGTCGTGTTCGGATTTCGCCGCGGCGCTGGCACGTGGTGCGGCGGCGACGCTGCCGCCCGTCGCCTCGGCCCCAGCGGTGCCCGGCGCGCCGACCTTGCGGTCCGCGCCGCCCGCCGCGCCCATGGGCCTTGTGCGCCAACCAGATCCGCCGGCCGTGGCACGATCCGGCATGAGCCCGACGGCCTGGGCGCTGACCGGGGTGGGCATCCTGCTGGTGGTGGCCCTGGTCTTCGTGGGCGTCGTGCTGATGCGTGGGCATGACGGCCGCAGCGGCGCAACGACTTCGGTGGACGTCACGACGACCGCGCCCGAGACGACGGGCGTGACGGTGACGTCGGTCGAGTCCACCGAGCCGGAGACGCCCACCTCGCTGGTACCCACGACAGCGCGAATGGTGCTGCCCGACGCCGACACCCACGGCTTCACCACCTACAACGGCGCCGCCCGGTGCACCGGAGCGGACGAGGCCGCGATGATCCTGCGTACCGCTCAGTCGGCTGTCGTGATCTGCCGCAGCAGCGTCGGGGTGCTGTATTACCTGGGCTATCGGCTGTCCGACGACGCGACCATCCGGTTGGGGACCGTGAATGAATCCGGCGACGGCTTCGTCGCGTTCAACGATCCCGATTCGGCTGAGTACCACGTCACCTCGTCAGGCCTGGAAATCGTGCAGAACGGCAAGACGCTGGCGTCCGAGCCCGCGGTGGAGTCTGCTCGGTGA
- a CDS encoding CDP-diacylglycerol diphosphatase — protein MTNTTTTRSRFTRRIAAAAALVVAPVLAFGLSPAAHAETGTQHYQGCDDHKDDPIWDGVKPPAHGVGEHSPKHPGRNFDIQWPGHDSTRGWAVHPGVDMKTTQDLLVVPTVRETGIECDNLLRNDAPNYFKHAYESIHFMTGGPDWALGINSADARRLNQLHIHLTRLYAPARDDIAQAVKAGKVSTDEHKWVDQVVEVTGHNDKWQDSKHQYRAWITDSVDANFFKKLNDDIVTPLNKQGKSAAMAHETLLVTRNPAGKGFVVLESNTTSGIHGVANIEGILDKR, from the coding sequence ATGACCAACACGACCACCACCCGCTCCCGCTTCACCCGCCGTATCGCGGCCGCCGCCGCCCTGGTGGTAGCGCCGGTGCTGGCCTTCGGTCTCTCGCCTGCCGCCCACGCCGAGACGGGCACGCAGCACTACCAGGGTTGCGACGACCACAAGGACGATCCGATCTGGGACGGCGTCAAGCCGCCGGCGCACGGCGTCGGGGAGCACTCGCCGAAGCACCCGGGCCGGAACTTCGACATCCAGTGGCCCGGCCACGATTCGACGCGCGGTTGGGCTGTGCATCCGGGCGTGGACATGAAGACGACCCAGGACCTGTTGGTGGTGCCGACCGTCCGCGAGACCGGCATCGAATGCGACAACCTGCTGCGCAACGACGCGCCGAACTACTTCAAGCACGCCTACGAGTCGATCCACTTCATGACAGGCGGCCCGGACTGGGCGCTCGGGATCAACTCGGCGGATGCCCGTCGGCTCAACCAGCTCCACATCCACCTGACCCGGCTGTACGCCCCGGCACGTGACGACATCGCCCAGGCGGTCAAGGCCGGCAAGGTCAGCACCGACGAGCACAAGTGGGTCGACCAGGTCGTCGAGGTCACCGGCCACAACGACAAGTGGCAGGACAGCAAGCACCAGTACCGGGCCTGGATCACGGACAGCGTCGACGCCAACTTCTTCAAGAAGCTGAACGACGACATCGTCACGCCGCTGAACAAGCAGGGCAAGTCCGCTGCGATGGCGCACGAAACCCTGCTGGTCACCCGCAACCCCGCGGGTAAGGGGTTCGTGGTCCTGGAAAGCAACACCACGTCCGGCATCCACGGTGTCGCCAACATCGAGGGAATCCTGGACAAGCGTTAG
- a CDS encoding type IV toxin-antitoxin system AbiEi family antitoxin domain-containing protein, translating into MKRPFLGSAALDAGLLTRRELRTGYRAIYRGVYLANEVALTARLRAEAAWLFAGPDAVLCGLSAAAVHGTQWLDVNAPAEVVRTNRHSPTGLTVHSYALAPEEVREVGGGMRVTTVARTAFDLGRLLPENQAVPTLDALLNATGLDPERVWELAAANRGIRGVDRLRIALGQADGGSESPLQTQTRLLLRSTGIPGLRTQIPFYDEWGLVCTRAALGWPRWKVAVECDEDADIPGYREWVHSHTAELESRGWSVIWVTKSTAEGRGSPGPVVLRVQEKLWAAAQRSRASRGVRVPRSGEADFVRSRARSAD; encoded by the coding sequence ATGAAGCGACCGTTTCTCGGCAGCGCAGCCTTGGACGCCGGACTGCTGACCAGACGAGAGCTGCGTACCGGGTACCGCGCCATCTACCGGGGTGTCTACCTCGCCAACGAGGTGGCGTTGACGGCGAGGCTGCGCGCCGAGGCGGCGTGGCTGTTCGCGGGCCCCGATGCGGTGTTGTGCGGGCTGTCGGCGGCGGCCGTGCACGGCACCCAGTGGCTCGACGTGAACGCGCCGGCCGAGGTCGTGCGGACCAACCGGCACTCGCCGACCGGGCTCACCGTGCATTCGTATGCGCTCGCTCCAGAGGAGGTGAGAGAGGTCGGCGGCGGCATGCGGGTGACGACTGTGGCGCGGACGGCGTTCGACCTTGGCCGGCTCCTGCCCGAGAACCAGGCGGTACCGACCCTGGATGCGTTGTTGAACGCGACCGGCCTGGACCCGGAACGCGTGTGGGAGTTGGCCGCGGCCAATCGGGGAATTCGGGGTGTCGATCGACTGCGGATTGCGCTGGGGCAGGCCGATGGCGGGTCTGAGTCTCCGCTGCAGACGCAGACCCGGCTGTTGCTGCGCAGCACAGGCATTCCAGGACTGCGAACGCAGATCCCGTTCTACGACGAATGGGGATTGGTCTGCACACGGGCGGCACTGGGTTGGCCGCGGTGGAAGGTAGCCGTCGAGTGTGACGAGGACGCGGATATCCCGGGATACCGCGAGTGGGTGCACAGCCATACAGCGGAGCTCGAATCGCGGGGATGGAGCGTCATCTGGGTGACGAAGTCGACGGCGGAAGGTCGAGGAAGCCCCGGACCCGTGGTGCTGCGGGTGCAGGAGAAGCTGTGGGCCGCCGCCCAGCGGAGCCGAGCGAGCCGAGGAGTGCGTGTCCCCCGATCGGGGGAGGCCGATTTCGTCCGGTCGAGGGCCCGATCAGCGGACTGA
- a CDS encoding AMP-binding protein: MSDASILSVLRERAGATPDDVAYTFTDYDHDWDGVTESVTWAQLYRRTLNVAHELRMHGVPGDRALIIAPQGLAYIVGFLGAMQAGFIAVPLSVPLPGSHDERVSAVITDTSPTVVLTTAAAFDIAAQNVDDGASMVAVIAVDTLDLDADRDFDEEVPPGPDIAYLQYTSGSTRLPAGVMISHRNLRVNVEQLLADLLSQHGGELPPGSTLVSWLPFYHDMGLVLGIAVPIFSGHKGDLMSPIAFLTRPVRWLQALSRNNPAWSAAPNFAFDLATRRVTDEEMAELDLSGIIGINNGAERIHPPTLIKFDERFAAVGFRPEMMVPSYGLAEATLYVASGAHGRPPEVVEFAADELTQGIALRKAGGTPLMRYGRAPSPLLEIVDADTCQLCPDGVVGEIWVRGDNVSAGYWRKPEQTGSAFDATLVDAPEGTPETGWLRTGDQGFLSDGDLFIVGRIKDMLIVRGRNHYSDDIEATVQKISRGRVAAIAVTDDHTDQLVTIIELKSRADAAALDGLKNDVVAAISRAHGLQVADVVLVEAGSIPTTTSGKMRRSACAEQYRQGQFVRLDG; encoded by the coding sequence ATGTCCGATGCGTCGATCCTGTCCGTGCTGCGCGAGCGCGCCGGTGCGACTCCCGACGACGTGGCCTACACCTTCACCGACTACGACCACGACTGGGACGGCGTCACCGAGAGCGTGACGTGGGCCCAGCTGTACCGTCGCACGCTCAACGTGGCGCACGAGCTCCGCATGCACGGTGTTCCCGGCGACCGCGCGCTGATCATCGCGCCGCAGGGGCTGGCCTACATCGTCGGGTTCCTGGGCGCCATGCAGGCGGGTTTCATCGCGGTGCCGCTGTCGGTGCCGCTGCCGGGCTCTCATGACGAGCGGGTCAGTGCCGTCATCACCGACACGTCGCCGACGGTCGTGCTGACCACCGCGGCCGCGTTCGACATCGCCGCGCAGAACGTGGACGACGGCGCCTCGATGGTCGCGGTGATCGCCGTCGACACCCTCGACCTGGACGCGGACCGCGACTTCGACGAAGAGGTCCCGCCGGGGCCCGATATCGCCTACCTGCAGTACACCTCCGGGTCGACGCGGCTGCCGGCCGGGGTGATGATCTCGCACCGGAACCTGCGGGTGAACGTCGAGCAGTTGCTGGCCGACCTGCTGTCGCAGCACGGTGGAGAGCTGCCGCCGGGGTCGACGCTGGTCTCGTGGCTGCCCTTCTACCACGACATGGGCCTGGTGCTCGGGATCGCGGTTCCGATCTTCTCCGGCCACAAGGGCGACCTCATGAGCCCGATCGCCTTCCTCACGCGCCCGGTCCGTTGGCTGCAGGCGCTGTCGCGGAACAACCCCGCATGGTCGGCCGCGCCGAACTTCGCGTTCGACCTCGCCACCCGCCGCGTCACCGACGAGGAGATGGCCGAGCTCGACCTCAGCGGCATTATCGGCATCAACAATGGCGCCGAACGCATCCACCCGCCCACTCTGATCAAGTTCGACGAACGCTTCGCGGCCGTCGGGTTCCGGCCCGAGATGATGGTGCCGTCGTACGGCCTGGCCGAGGCGACGCTCTACGTGGCCAGCGGTGCGCATGGCCGGCCGCCGGAAGTGGTCGAGTTCGCCGCCGACGAACTCACGCAGGGCATCGCGTTGCGCAAAGCGGGTGGGACGCCGCTCATGCGGTACGGCCGGGCGCCGTCGCCGCTGCTGGAGATCGTCGACGCCGACACCTGCCAGCTGTGCCCCGACGGCGTCGTCGGCGAAATCTGGGTCCGTGGCGACAACGTCTCCGCCGGGTACTGGCGCAAGCCCGAGCAGACCGGGTCCGCCTTCGACGCAACACTGGTCGATGCCCCCGAAGGCACGCCCGAGACGGGCTGGCTCCGGACCGGGGACCAGGGCTTCCTCTCCGACGGCGACCTGTTCATCGTGGGCCGCATCAAGGACATGCTGATCGTGCGCGGCCGCAACCACTACTCCGACGACATCGAAGCGACGGTGCAGAAGATCAGCCGCGGCCGGGTGGCGGCGATCGCCGTGACCGACGACCACACCGACCAGCTGGTCACCATCATCGAACTCAAGTCGCGCGCCGACGCCGCTGCGCTCGATGGGCTGAAAAACGATGTGGTCGCGGCGATTTCGCGGGCGCACGGGTTGCAGGTCGCCGACGTCGTGCTGGTGGAGGCCGGGTCCATCCCGACCACCACGAGCGGCAAGATGCGCCGGTCGGCCTGTGCCGAGCAGTACCGGCAAGGGCAGTTCGTCCGGTTGGACGGCTAG
- a CDS encoding GAP family protein has translation MWITLLVMAVAVSLEPFRIGMSVVMLNRPRPHLQLAAFLCGGFLMGLSVGAVVLFFLESRLPAWASAHFNLPTVQIVIGVLALVAALLLAVTKGRERTVPDWLTRLLTGRSLWVAGVAGLGIALPSVDYLAALAVIAAAHLEAGVRMGALVTFNVVAFSLVEIPLLAYLIAPQRTRTAMSNLHNWIRARQRHEVAGLLAAVGVVLVAAGALGI, from the coding sequence ATGTGGATCACCCTGCTGGTGATGGCGGTCGCGGTCAGCCTGGAGCCGTTCCGCATCGGTATGTCCGTGGTCATGCTGAACCGGCCCCGTCCGCACCTGCAGCTGGCCGCGTTCCTGTGCGGCGGTTTCCTGATGGGCCTGTCCGTCGGCGCGGTGGTGCTGTTCTTCCTCGAGTCGCGGTTACCCGCTTGGGCCTCAGCACATTTCAATCTGCCGACGGTTCAGATCGTGATCGGTGTGCTGGCCCTGGTGGCCGCGTTGCTGCTGGCCGTCACGAAGGGGCGCGAACGGACCGTCCCGGACTGGCTGACCCGGCTGCTCACTGGCCGGTCGCTGTGGGTCGCCGGCGTCGCTGGCCTGGGCATCGCGCTGCCCTCGGTCGACTATCTCGCGGCGCTGGCCGTGATCGCCGCCGCACACCTCGAGGCCGGGGTTCGGATGGGTGCGCTGGTGACGTTCAACGTGGTGGCGTTCTCGTTGGTCGAGATACCCCTGCTGGCCTATTTGATCGCCCCGCAGCGCACGCGGACCGCAATGAGCAACCTGCACAACTGGATTCGCGCCCGCCAGCGGCACGAAGTCGCGGGCCTGCTGGCCGCGGTGGGCGTCGTGCTCGTCGCGGCGGGCGCGCTGGGGATCTGA